A single genomic interval of Peribacillus sp. FSL H8-0477 harbors:
- a CDS encoding YutD family protein: MISINNLNYEMVEEQRDGYNEEAFLARYSEILTKYDYIVGDWGYGQLRLRGFFDDQNQKATFDTKISTLSEYLYEYCNFGCPYFVMKKVK, translated from the coding sequence ATGATTAGCATCAATAATCTGAACTATGAAATGGTAGAAGAACAAAGGGACGGATATAATGAAGAAGCTTTTCTAGCTAGATACAGTGAGATATTGACTAAGTATGATTATATAGTCGGTGATTGGGGCTATGGTCAATTGCGGCTTCGCGGGTTTTTTGATGATCAAAATCAAAAGGCAACCTTCGATACAAAAATTAGTACATTATCAGAGTATCTGTATGAATACTGTAATTTTGGATGTCCCTATTTCGTAATGAAAAAGGTTAAATAA
- a CDS encoding YhcN/YlaJ family sporulation lipoprotein encodes MKKTILTVSLSSIIALTGCSSDNNHESNESMEKGRNQANPSQINSPATIYDEDYQNKDNSPQDFGFTHLTNATINGKKINNQTPTIDREQLASIITQLTVQLPNVKEASTLVTDEKVLVVYSTDTSNRFMTADQVKRTAASAVPRYYHIYVSDNYVLARDIEDFSLLSTQSRDVDPAINSIIQLMLKSPQGNRLSDGENENGKMKGETSM; translated from the coding sequence TTGAAAAAAACAATCTTAACGGTCAGCTTAAGCTCTATTATAGCCTTAACGGGTTGTTCTAGTGACAACAATCACGAGTCCAATGAGAGTATGGAAAAGGGGCGTAATCAAGCAAATCCTAGCCAAATTAATTCTCCAGCTACGATTTATGATGAAGATTACCAAAACAAAGATAATTCTCCCCAGGATTTTGGTTTTACTCATTTAACCAATGCCACCATCAATGGGAAGAAAATCAACAACCAAACACCAACGATTGATCGTGAACAACTTGCATCCATTATTACTCAACTCACTGTCCAACTGCCAAATGTAAAAGAAGCATCTACTTTAGTGACTGACGAAAAAGTATTAGTGGTTTACTCCACAGATACTTCTAACCGCTTTATGACAGCTGATCAAGTTAAACGGACGGCTGCCTCTGCAGTCCCGCGGTACTATCATATATATGTCAGTGATAATTATGTGCTGGCTCGTGATATTGAAGACTTTTCACTTCTTTCTACTCAAAGTCGTGATGTTGATCCGGCAATCAATTCCATTATTCAATTGATGTTAAAGTCACCACAAGGCAATAGGCTTTCTGATGGGGAAAACGAAAATGGCAAAATGAAAGGTGAAACGTCCATGTAA
- the lipA gene encoding lipoyl synthase, with translation MATKEEPLRKPAWLKIKLNTNENYTGLKKMMREKNLHTVCEEAKCPNIHECWAVRRTATFMILGAVCTRACRFCAVKTGLPTELDLAEPERVADSVAAMNLKHAVITAVARDDLKDGGSVVFAETVRAIRRKNPFTSIEVLPSDMGGVYENLKNLMDSKPDILNHNIETVRRLSNRVRARAKYDRSLELLHRAKEMYPDIPTKSSLMIGLGETKEEILETMDDLLANKVDIMTIGQYLQPSKKHLNVLKYFTPEEFNELKKIAIQKGFSHCEAGPMVRSSYHADEQVNAAAKQKQLKGDAMLIKEEV, from the coding sequence ATGGCGACTAAAGAAGAACCGCTTCGGAAACCGGCGTGGCTGAAAATTAAGCTCAACACAAATGAAAACTATACGGGTTTAAAGAAAATGATGCGTGAAAAAAATTTACATACAGTTTGTGAAGAAGCGAAATGTCCCAATATCCATGAATGTTGGGCAGTAAGGCGGACAGCTACCTTCATGATTCTCGGAGCTGTTTGCACGAGAGCTTGTCGTTTCTGTGCGGTTAAGACAGGTTTACCGACAGAATTAGATTTAGCAGAGCCAGAGAGAGTTGCTGATTCTGTTGCTGCGATGAATTTAAAGCATGCGGTCATTACGGCTGTCGCTCGGGATGATTTAAAGGATGGAGGCTCGGTAGTATTTGCAGAAACAGTTCGAGCCATTCGCAGGAAAAATCCTTTTACATCCATTGAAGTGCTTCCTTCCGATATGGGAGGGGTATACGAAAATTTAAAAAATCTAATGGATTCGAAACCAGATATTCTCAATCACAATATTGAGACGGTACGTCGTTTATCCAATCGAGTTCGTGCGCGTGCTAAGTATGATCGGTCTTTAGAACTGCTGCATAGAGCCAAGGAGATGTATCCAGATATCCCAACCAAATCAAGTTTAATGATTGGGTTAGGTGAAACAAAGGAAGAAATTCTTGAAACCATGGATGATTTATTGGCGAATAAGGTAGATATCATGACAATTGGACAATATTTACAACCGTCAAAAAAACATCTTAATGTGCTTAAGTATTTCACACCAGAAGAATTTAATGAGCTTAAGAAGATAGCTATCCAGAAGGGCTTTAGTCATTGTGAAGCGGGGCCAATGGTCCGTTCGTCTTATCATGCAGATGAGCAGGTAAATGCAGCCGCCAAACAAAAACAGTTAAAAGGTGATGCAATGCTCATTAAAGAAGAAGTATAA